One segment of Monomorium pharaonis isolate MP-MQ-018 chromosome 6, ASM1337386v2, whole genome shotgun sequence DNA contains the following:
- the LOC105837361 gene encoding transmembrane protein 214-A isoform X2: MCNVRAGCNTHIHTMPLNEVKSLYDNLDGNKENKKPAKAQGKEHKTKENEEKKKQQQKQQQQHVEKKKQEPKEKPPKTVKDALNAINEQELNEFLTTAQVRFPEAPLVWLKELDAFLNIKIPINKEDAIFSGKPKDYPLSLVPKPIFSILERAIEMTGQQTIQIFYENTLTAMATDMVKGIPVIGHKIFLQLLAHLNPEITAANIPKLINIRSSYENRKNVGLSLLWAWSQAGQKDLAVGLKIWHEVMSPMLETKGYASYVVQILNDLVFGHDNVHDLSLDLYLSIIMDTYSQRFQNIQPANLGKELSASIDKLRSILFRNKDICYTKLFEMLMGKVSQKSDPNYRHELIKVLADCLVKEPLCFTIWSSIYNKHLYQSSLLLSYIDTNLPTLQTKFKAKHFKETLGAIQNNNEKWKKAKDENLALTCKKTSQALLKKMTSSSRGFPWRSASLLLLLLIGAIVAYDTQKHGSFEASQVGKFLKTSGILKHVEKAWSTLKFYWSAGHKAIKDTSPEYYKTVVDWCTPYVKLAGDICLIARNISIKLYKNVAAYVERNVPIVLDTIEHYAPGILEQIKSRSLQGLEFVKVSFVLLGEKVIEHSSASIQWLEKNVFVGKLSPDNLRSYAIWAFDTTQSYAVQTFDWVYEKVQTLSKVP; this comes from the exons tacacacta TGCCATTGAATGAAGTAAAATCGCTATATGATAATTTGGATGGAAACAAAGAGAATAAGAAGCCTGCCAAGGCACAGGGCAAAGAGCACAAGACAAAAGAGAATgaggagaagaagaagcaACAGCAAAAACAACAACAGCAACACgttgagaaaaagaaacaggAGCCAAAGGAAAAACCTCCAAAAACAGTCAAGGATGCATTGAATGCG ATTAATGAGCAAGAGCTCAACGAGTTCCTGACCACCGCACAAGTCAGATTTCCTGAGGCTCCCCTAGTCTGGCTAAAGGAACTTGATGCCTTCCTCAACATTAAGATACCCATCAACAAGGAAGACGCGATATTCTCAGGAAAACCCAAGGACTATCCATTAAGTTTAGTACCTAAGCCGATCTTTTCCATACTGGAACGAGCGATAGAGATGACAGGCCAGCAGACCATACAGATTTTTTACGAGAACACCCTCACGGCAATGGCAACCGACATGGTCAAGGGGATCCCCGTCATCggtcacaaaatatttttacagctGCTGGCGCACCTAAATCCCGAAATAACCGCCGCGAACATTCCCAAGCTAATTAACATAAGGAGCTCATACGAGAATAGGAAGAACGTCGGTCTGTCCTTGTTGTGGGCCTGGTCGCAGGCCGGTCAAAAGGATCTAGCGGTTGGCCTGAAGATCTGGCACGAAGTTATGTCACCGATGCTCGAGACGAAGGGCTACGCCAGTTACGTTGTACAGATTCTCAACGACCTCGTTTTCGGACACGACAACGTCCATGATCTCAGTCTGGATTTGTACTTAAGTATCATCATGGATACCTATTCTCAAAGGTTTCAAAACATTCAACCCGCGAATCTAGGGAAAGAACTCAGCGCGAGTATCGACAAGTTGAGG TCGATCCTGTTTAGAAATAAGGACATATGTTACACGAAATTGTTTGAAATGTTAATGGGGAAAGTATCGCAGAAGTCGGATCCGAATTACAGGCACGAATTGATTAAAGTCCTCGCGGACTGCCTCGTCAAGGAACCTCTTTGCTTCACTATCTGGAGTTCCATTTATAACAAGCATTTGTACCAATCCAGTCTTCTTCTGTCATATATTG ATACAAATTTACCTACTTTACAAACTAAGTTTAAAGCTAAGCATTTCAAAGAAACTCTTGGAGCTATCCAaaacaataatgaaaaatggAAGAAGGCCAAAGACGAAAATCTGGCACTTACATGCAAGAAAACGTCTCAG GCACTACTGAAGAAAATGACCTCCTCCAGCCGCGGATTTCCATGGAGATCTGCCAGTCTCCTTTTGCTGCTGCTGATCGGTGCTATCGTAGCGTACGACACGCAGAAGCATGGCTCCTTTGAGG CGTCCCAAGTTGGAAAGTTCTTGAAAACTAGCGGAATATTGAAACATGTAGAAAAGGCATGGAGTACTCTAAAGTTCTATTGGTCTGCAGGACACAAAGCAATTAAGGATACCTCACCGGAATATTACAAAACCGTTGTAGACTGGTGCACACCATACGTAAAATTAGCTGGCGATATTTGCCTTATAgcaagaaatatttcaattaaactgTATAAAAATGTCGCAGCATACGTCGAAAGGAATGTACCTATAGTTCTGGATACA aTCGAGCATTACGCTCCAGGAATTTTGGAGCAAATTAAATCTCGAAGTCTTCAGGGACTAGAGTTTGTGAAAGTTTCCTTCGTTTTGCTTGGAGAGAAAGTTATTGAACATTCCAGCGCGTCGATACAGTGGCTGGAGAAAAACGTCTTCGT GGGCAAACTTAGCCCGGATAATCTTCGTAGTTATGCCATATGGGCTTTCGACACGACGCAATCGTACGCCGTCCAGACATTCGATTGGGTGTACGAAAAAGTACAAACTCTCTCCAAAGTGCCATGA
- the LOC105837361 gene encoding transmembrane protein 214-A isoform X1, with product MSSGNWELVSRKKDRGNDKSNKLTKAEKKKFIENAPKVEDFLPLNEVKSLYDNLDGNKENKKPAKAQGKEHKTKENEEKKKQQQKQQQQHVEKKKQEPKEKPPKTVKDALNAINEQELNEFLTTAQVRFPEAPLVWLKELDAFLNIKIPINKEDAIFSGKPKDYPLSLVPKPIFSILERAIEMTGQQTIQIFYENTLTAMATDMVKGIPVIGHKIFLQLLAHLNPEITAANIPKLINIRSSYENRKNVGLSLLWAWSQAGQKDLAVGLKIWHEVMSPMLETKGYASYVVQILNDLVFGHDNVHDLSLDLYLSIIMDTYSQRFQNIQPANLGKELSASIDKLRSILFRNKDICYTKLFEMLMGKVSQKSDPNYRHELIKVLADCLVKEPLCFTIWSSIYNKHLYQSSLLLSYIDTNLPTLQTKFKAKHFKETLGAIQNNNEKWKKAKDENLALTCKKTSQALLKKMTSSSRGFPWRSASLLLLLLIGAIVAYDTQKHGSFEASQVGKFLKTSGILKHVEKAWSTLKFYWSAGHKAIKDTSPEYYKTVVDWCTPYVKLAGDICLIARNISIKLYKNVAAYVERNVPIVLDTIEHYAPGILEQIKSRSLQGLEFVKVSFVLLGEKVIEHSSASIQWLEKNVFVGKLSPDNLRSYAIWAFDTTQSYAVQTFDWVYEKVQTLSKVP from the exons TGCCATTGAATGAAGTAAAATCGCTATATGATAATTTGGATGGAAACAAAGAGAATAAGAAGCCTGCCAAGGCACAGGGCAAAGAGCACAAGACAAAAGAGAATgaggagaagaagaagcaACAGCAAAAACAACAACAGCAACACgttgagaaaaagaaacaggAGCCAAAGGAAAAACCTCCAAAAACAGTCAAGGATGCATTGAATGCG ATTAATGAGCAAGAGCTCAACGAGTTCCTGACCACCGCACAAGTCAGATTTCCTGAGGCTCCCCTAGTCTGGCTAAAGGAACTTGATGCCTTCCTCAACATTAAGATACCCATCAACAAGGAAGACGCGATATTCTCAGGAAAACCCAAGGACTATCCATTAAGTTTAGTACCTAAGCCGATCTTTTCCATACTGGAACGAGCGATAGAGATGACAGGCCAGCAGACCATACAGATTTTTTACGAGAACACCCTCACGGCAATGGCAACCGACATGGTCAAGGGGATCCCCGTCATCggtcacaaaatatttttacagctGCTGGCGCACCTAAATCCCGAAATAACCGCCGCGAACATTCCCAAGCTAATTAACATAAGGAGCTCATACGAGAATAGGAAGAACGTCGGTCTGTCCTTGTTGTGGGCCTGGTCGCAGGCCGGTCAAAAGGATCTAGCGGTTGGCCTGAAGATCTGGCACGAAGTTATGTCACCGATGCTCGAGACGAAGGGCTACGCCAGTTACGTTGTACAGATTCTCAACGACCTCGTTTTCGGACACGACAACGTCCATGATCTCAGTCTGGATTTGTACTTAAGTATCATCATGGATACCTATTCTCAAAGGTTTCAAAACATTCAACCCGCGAATCTAGGGAAAGAACTCAGCGCGAGTATCGACAAGTTGAGG TCGATCCTGTTTAGAAATAAGGACATATGTTACACGAAATTGTTTGAAATGTTAATGGGGAAAGTATCGCAGAAGTCGGATCCGAATTACAGGCACGAATTGATTAAAGTCCTCGCGGACTGCCTCGTCAAGGAACCTCTTTGCTTCACTATCTGGAGTTCCATTTATAACAAGCATTTGTACCAATCCAGTCTTCTTCTGTCATATATTG ATACAAATTTACCTACTTTACAAACTAAGTTTAAAGCTAAGCATTTCAAAGAAACTCTTGGAGCTATCCAaaacaataatgaaaaatggAAGAAGGCCAAAGACGAAAATCTGGCACTTACATGCAAGAAAACGTCTCAG GCACTACTGAAGAAAATGACCTCCTCCAGCCGCGGATTTCCATGGAGATCTGCCAGTCTCCTTTTGCTGCTGCTGATCGGTGCTATCGTAGCGTACGACACGCAGAAGCATGGCTCCTTTGAGG CGTCCCAAGTTGGAAAGTTCTTGAAAACTAGCGGAATATTGAAACATGTAGAAAAGGCATGGAGTACTCTAAAGTTCTATTGGTCTGCAGGACACAAAGCAATTAAGGATACCTCACCGGAATATTACAAAACCGTTGTAGACTGGTGCACACCATACGTAAAATTAGCTGGCGATATTTGCCTTATAgcaagaaatatttcaattaaactgTATAAAAATGTCGCAGCATACGTCGAAAGGAATGTACCTATAGTTCTGGATACA aTCGAGCATTACGCTCCAGGAATTTTGGAGCAAATTAAATCTCGAAGTCTTCAGGGACTAGAGTTTGTGAAAGTTTCCTTCGTTTTGCTTGGAGAGAAAGTTATTGAACATTCCAGCGCGTCGATACAGTGGCTGGAGAAAAACGTCTTCGT GGGCAAACTTAGCCCGGATAATCTTCGTAGTTATGCCATATGGGCTTTCGACACGACGCAATCGTACGCCGTCCAGACATTCGATTGGGTGTACGAAAAAGTACAAACTCTCTCCAAAGTGCCATGA
- the LOC105837363 gene encoding putative deoxyribonuclease TATDN1, with the protein MLAARMSNLRKFIDIGANLTDSMYQGVYHGSQKHQPDLDRVLERSWKNNLSKIIITGGNIEDSKKALEIARTDDRLYSTVGCHPTRCNEFEECGNPEEYLKSLSDLAINNKDKVIAIGEMGLDYDRLNFCPKETQKKYFEMQLSLCSTLKLPMFLHCRNASDDFVRILRKHKNELTPGVVHSFDGNPEDANSILQLGLYIGVNGCSLKTEENLFAITTIPSDRLMIETDCPWCEIRPTHASANDVITHFPSVKKEKWQSDQMVKGRNEPCTIVQILEVLARIRDEEEEYLCNQIYKNTMKLFFPYEL; encoded by the exons ATGCTCGCAGCTAGAATGTCTAATTTGCGGAAATTCATAG atatcGGAGCGAATTTAACGGATTCTATGTATCAAGGGGTCTATCATGGTTCCCAGAAACATCAGCCAGATTTGGATAGGGTTTTGGAACGGAGTTGGAAAAACAATCTTTCGAAGATCATCATCACAGGTGGCAACATCGAAGATAGCAAGAAAGCTCTTGAAATAGCGAGGACTGATG ACAGACTGTATTCGACAGTCGGTTGTCACCCAACTCGTTGCAATGAGTTTGAGGAATGCGGCAACCCAGAGGAGTATCTTAAGTCACTGTCAGACCTGGCGATAAATAATAAGGATAAGGTCATCGCGATTGGCGAGATGGGACTGGACTACGATAGGTTGAATTTTTGCCCTAAAGAGACCCAGAAGAAGTACTTCGAGATGCAATTGTCATTGTGTTCTACGCTAAAGCTACCGATGTTTCTACACTGCCGCAACGCCAGCGACGACTTCGTGCGAATCCTGAGAAAGCACAAAAATGAATTAACGCCGGGCGTCGTGCACTCCTTCGATGGCAATCCAGAGGACGCGAATTCTATATTACAATTAGGCTTGTACATTGGCGTCAATGGATG TTCATTGAAAACGGAGGAAAATCTTTTCGCAATCACTACTATTCCCTCGGATAGGCTCATGATAGAAACAGATTGCCCATGGTGCGAGATCAGGCCAACGCATGCATCTGCGAATGATGTTATCACGCACTTTCCATCCGTGAAAAAGGAAAAGTGGCAATCGGATCAGATGGTAAAAGGACGGAACGAACCCTGCACGATAGT TCAAATATTGGAAGTCCTAGCGCGGATCAGAgacgaggaggaggagtaCCTGTGTAATCAAATCTACAAGAATACAATGAAGCTCTTCTTCCCGTACGAATTATAG
- the LOC105837364 gene encoding dolichyl-diphosphooligosaccharide--protein glycosyltransferase subunit 1: MSRVPAGALICALALYLGGCSAAADLVNPDLVVRNVERHIDLQSQLTKITTRVVLDNSGKDRGVSNFHFCLDDAQTRSVSYVAAHVEPGKLGLKVTEAKVAAHPNRVFYSVDLGNHLAPRRTLTIELETIFTHELMPHPKQITQQEKQLVRYTGNLYACLPYSVAKQTTYVALPTRNLESYTKIKPVSQTGSMLAYGPYEAQPAFAYEEMVVHFENNNKFLTVTSLERVLEISHWGNIAVEEHIDLLHTGALLKGSFSRYEYARESKSGQASIQSFDTILPAAASDIYYRDEIGNISTSHTRVKKDSVELNLRPRFPLFGGWKTRYTIGYNVPSYEYLFHSGDEFALEMRLLDHIFDDMIVDEMVLKIILPEGARNIKLELPYPATRLPDSLHYTYLDVTGRPIISVTKRNLVENHIQSFRLRYTFPRLLMLQEPLMIVVALWLMFLAVIVYVRCDFSIDKDEASESKLRIAGQCEKVLAIQDRRTATYCNLEEQLSYLKQSKDTNGFLSAIKSINQDYKTANNSMNEIAQKIKSESGDVYDRIQELQKCDRYLKEVYGQLQSLYLEKLIPGKISRQQFIDMEMTISRKKEDCIEKINTIVKSLR; this comes from the coding sequence ATGTCTCGCGTTCCCGCGGGCGCGCTAATCTGCGCTCTCGCGCTCTACCTGGGTGGCTGCTCCGCGGCCGCCGACCTCGTTAACCCGGATCTGGTCGTCAGGAACGTCGAGCGGCACATCGACCTACAGTCCCAGCTGACCAAGATCACCACGCGGGTGGTGCTGGACAACAGCGGTAAGGACCGGGGCGTTTCGAATTTTCACTTCTGCCTGGACGACGCGCAGACCCGGTCTGTCAGTTACGTGGCGGCGCATGTCGAGCCCGGCAAGTTGGGCCTGAAGGTGACGGAGGCCAAGGTGGCGGCGCACCCCAATCGAGTCTTCTACTCCGTCGATCTCGGCAACCATCTCGCGCCCCGTCGCACCCTCACCATCGAACTTGAGACGATATTCACGCACGAGCTGATGCCGCATCCCAAGCAGATCACCCAACAGGAGAAGCAGCTGGTCAGGTATACGGGGAACTTGTATGCCTGCTTGCCGTACAGCGTCGCCAAGCAAACCACCTATGTCGCTTTGCCTACCCGCAACCTCGAGAGTTACACCAAGATCAAACCGGTCTCGCAGACCGGCTCGATGCTAGCGTATGGACCGTATGAGGCGCAGCCGGCGTTCGCCTATGAGGAGATGGTGGTGCACTTTGAGAACAACAACAAGTTTCTCACCGTGACCAGTCTCGAGCGGGTACTTGAGATCTCTCACTGGGGCAACATCGCCGTTGAGGAGCACATCGATCTTCTGCACACTGGGGCGCTGCTGAAGGGCTCGTTCTCGCGCTACGAGTACGCGCGCGAGTCCAAGTCGGGACAGGCGAGCATCCAGAGCTTCGACACCATCCTGCCGGCGGCGGCCTCCGATATCTACTACCGCGACGAGATCGGCAACATCTCCACGTCGCACACCCGCGTCAAGAAGGACTCGGTGGAGCTGAACCTGCGACCGAGGTTTCCGCTGTTCGGCGGCTGGAAAACTCGCTACACGATCGGGTACAACGTACCTAGCTACGAGTACCTCTTCCACTCCGGGGACGAGTTCGCCCTGGAGATGAGACTGTTGGATCACATCTTCGACGACATGATCGTGGACGAGATGGTGTTGAAGATCATTCTGCCGGAGGGCGCAAGGAACATCAAGCTCGAGCTGCCATATCCTGCGACCCGGCTACCGGACTCCCTGCACTACACGTATCTGGATGTCACCGGGCGCCCGATCATCTCCGTGACTAAGAGGAATCTCGTGGAGAATCACATCCAGAGCTTCCGCCTGAGATACACGTTCCCGCGTCTGCTGATGCTGCAGGAGCCACTGATGATCGTGGTCGCACTCTGGCTGATGTTCCTCGCGGTGATAGTGTACGTAAGATGCGACTTCTCCATCGACAAGGACGAGGCGTCGGAGAGCAAGCTGAGGATCGCCGGGCAGTGTGAGAAGGTGCTCGCCATTCAGGACCGCAGAACCGCGACCTACTGCAATCTCGAGGAGCAGCTGTCGTACCTGAAGCAGTCCAAGGACACGAATGGCTTCCTGTCCGCGATAAAGAGCATTAATCAGGATTACAAGACGGCAAACAACTCGATGAACGAGATCGCGCAGAAGATAAAGAGCGAATCCGGCGACGTGTACGATCGCATCCAGGAGCTACAGAAGTGCGATCGTTACCTCAAGGAGGTGTACGGTCAGCTACAGTCGTTGTACTTGGAGAAACTGATCCCGGGCAAGATCAGCCGCCAGCAGTTCATCGACATGGAGATGACGATCTCGAGGAAGAAGGAGGACTGCATCGAGAAGATAAACACGATCGTCAAGTCGCTCCGGTAA
- the LOC105835659 gene encoding CCHC-type zinc finger protein CG3800, with protein sequence MSSSACYKCNRMGHFARECPQGGGRGDRGRDRDGGFGRGREKCFKCNQFGHFARECKEDQDLCYRCNGVGHIAKDCQQGPELSCYNCNKTGHMARSCPEGGNDSGRFAMQSCYNCNKTGHIARNCTEAGGKTCYICGKTGHISRECDQDDRK encoded by the exons ATGAGTTCGAGCGCGTGTTACAAATGTAACCGTATGGGCCACTTTGCGCGGGAGTGCCCACAAGGTGGAGGCAGGGGAGACCGCGGACGCGACAGGGACGGCGGCTTCGGGCGAGGCCGAGAGAAGTGCTTCAAATGCAACCAATTTGGACACTTTGCGCGTGAGTGCAAGGAGGATCAGGACCTTTGCTATCGCTGCAATGGTGTCGGTCACATTGCGAAAGACTGTCAGCAG GGACCGGAGTTGAGTTGTTACAATTGCAACAAGACTGGTCACATGGCGCGCAGCTGCCCGGAGGGCGGCAATGATTCCGGCCGCTTTGCGATGCAGAGCTGCTATAACTGCAACAAGACGGGCCACATCGCCCGCAACTGCACCGAGGCCGGTGGCAAGACTTGCTACATTTGCGGCAAGACTGGTCACATAAGCCGCGAATGCGACCAGGACGACAGGAAGTAG